In the Theobroma cacao cultivar B97-61/B2 chromosome 1, Criollo_cocoa_genome_V2, whole genome shotgun sequence genome, one interval contains:
- the LOC18611600 gene encoding LOW QUALITY PROTEIN: putative ETHYLENE INSENSITIVE 3-like 4 protein (The sequence of the model RefSeq protein was modified relative to this genomic sequence to represent the inferred CDS: deleted 2 bases in 1 codon), with the protein MGWASPCLGRKEGPSGLGCAEVLQGFKEPGCPIFWTTRRGGSGTPGKERYFQGEKYTVEFLGELIEPSSPGNEMEPGEDGEEEGEEIIYDELQKRMWKDRLRIQNMKQKREDDQESQSEAREEASRRKKMSRAQDSILKSMVKIVEVCKAQGFVYGIVPDKGKPVTGSSDSLRKWWKEKVHFDKNAPLAVAEFLPAIIEQGELDPASFMHLLQELQDTTLGSLLSALMQHCMPPQRRFPLEKGLAPPWWPTGNEIWWGEQGVAQEHGPPPYRKPHDLKKAWKVSVLAAVIKHMSPNLDRMRRLVRQSKCLQDKKTAKETSTWSKVVNHEEALMKLTEKCLKISPAKDDGGGDDSEHINTDDKGKHAEKIASSGEKRKCNFEPECPQSALELGFGDRSSRTDHESNCAYRSEVSDINQEDNEESDISGKILPYGHYSFGPQTKLHTDSMDGTQSTLSMTGWPDMELAKANDRQGIMQMNEVEDISGITSQNYIDYLGAAIEDLPLPAEFLIQRGDMDWNMCQLLRENSDDQGSTSIWDMGFDGLS; encoded by the exons atgggttGGGCCTCACCTTGCTTGGGCCGGAAGGAGGGCCCAAGTGGTCTGGGCTGCGCGGAG gTTTTGCAGGGTTTTAAAGAGCCGGGTTGTCCAATtttttggacaacccggcGAGGGGGTTCTGGCACCCCTGGG AAAGAGCGCTACTTTCAAGGCGAAAAATACACGGTGGAATTCCTTGGCGAGCTTATTGAACCTTCTAGCCCTGGTAATGAAATGGAGCCGGGTGAggatggagaagaagaaggagaggAGATCATCTATGACGAGCTCCAGAAGCGGATGTGGAAGGATCGTTTGCGGATAcaaaacatgaagcaaaagcgtGAGGATGACCAGGAGTCACAGTCGGAGGCCAGGGAAGAAGCATCTCGCCGCAAGAAGATGTCCAGAGCTCAAGATTCCATCCTCAAAAGCATGGTGAAAATCGTGGAAGTTTGCAAAGCACAAGGGTTCGTTTATGGGATAGTTCCCGACAAGGGTAAGCCTGTTACTGGTTCATCTGATAGCCTACGCAAGTGGTGGAAAGAGAAGGTtcattttgacaaaaatgctCCTCTTGCTGTTGCTGAATTCTTGCCAGCAATTATTGAACAAGGTGAGTTGGATCCTGCTTCTTTTATGCATCTACTTCAGGAATTGCAGGATACTACTCTTGGATCACTTCTCTCTGCTCTTATGCAACACTGCATGCCTCCACAAAGGAGGTTTCCACTAGAGAAGGGTTTAGCCCCTCCTTGGTGGCCAACAGGGAACGAGATTTGGTGGGGTGAACAAGGAGTGGCCCAAGAACATGGTCCTCCTCCTTACAGAAAGCCCCACGACCTTAAAAAGGCTTGGAAAGTCAGCGTCTTGGCCGCAGTGATCAAGCACATGTCCCCAAATTTGGACAGGATGAGAAGGCTAGTGAGACAATCCAAGTGTTTGCAAGATAAGAAGACAGCCAAAGAGACTTCCACTTGGTCTAAAGTGGTTAATCAT GAAGAAGCCCTTATGAAGCTGACTGAAAAATGTCTCAAAATCTCACCTGCAAAAGATGATGGAGGAGGAGATGATTCCGAGCATATCAATACAGATGACAAAGGCAAGCATGCTGAGAAGATTGCCAGCTCTGGAGAAAAAAGGAAGTGCAATTTTGAGCCAGAG TGCCCACAGAGCGCGTTAGAATTAGGCTTCGGGGACAGGAGCTCCAGGACTGACCATGAATCCAATTGTGCCTACCGGTCTGAAGTAAGTGATATAAACCAAGAAGACAATGAAGAATCTGATATATCTGGAAAGATCCTTCCATATGGTCATTACTCGTTCGGTCCTCAGACCAAATTGCATACAGATAGCATGGATGGTACACAGAGTACACTTTCTATGACTGGTTGGCCAGATATGGAGCTAGCAAAAGCTAATGATCGGCAGGGTATTATGCAAATGAATGAAGTTGAGGATATATCTGGCATAACTTCGCAAAACTATATAGACTATTTGGGTGCTGCAATTGAAGATCTCCCATTGCCAGCAGAATTTCTGATTCAAAGAGGAGACATGGACTGGAATATGTGTCAATTATTGCGAGAGAACTCTGATGATCAAGGATCAACTTCGATCTGGGATATGGGATTTGATGGATTGTCATAA
- the LOC18611602 gene encoding 2,3-bisphosphoglycerate-dependent phosphoglycerate mutase: protein MEIKMTAMLAMTQHCHRKLPIIMHRVSGQVSSEETKRQAIPVITARRMNERMYIIVDIFLFELTISSKTNKKFNQFESCEHLL, encoded by the exons ATGGAGATTAAG ATGACAGCTATGCTTGCCATGACTCAACACTGCCACAGAAAG TTGCCTATCATAATGCATAGGGTGAGTGGTCAGGTTTCCAGCGAAGAGACCAAGAGGCAAGCTATTCCAGTTATAACAGCTAGGCGGATGAATGAAAGAATGTACATTATTGTTGATATTTTCTTGTTTGAGCTTACAATTTCCTCTAAAACTAACAAAAAGTTTAATCAATTCGAATCCTGTGAACACTTGTTATGA
- the LOC18611601 gene encoding type I inositol polyphosphate 5-phosphatase 5, translating into MYTMMLISYLLPEKHESGGLIEGLNLSNFECSMAPVTEIRDFRIFVATWNVGGKTPNSDMNLENFLLMESSADIYVCGFQEIVPLNAGNVLVLEDNEPAAKWLALINQALNRPHHDAIHSSPDSGHGSKHSNSKNSKESKSPASLHFFHKPALKVLSKNFRADCSLLKTCNCPVDSTTREKRRQKKLSDLTSKLDLGPLPVRPDSTVDELVALSDMSPPFSTGEMGYRLIASKQMVGIFVSVWARKELVPYIAHLRVSSVGRGIMGRLGNKGCIAVSMSLHQTSFCFVCSHLASGEKEGDELKRNADVTEILKGTQFPKICRTPNHRAPENIIEHDRVIWLGDLNYRVGLSYEKTRTLVEDNDWDTLLEKDQLNMEREAGRVFNGFKEGRIHFAPTYKYSHNSDSYAGETVKSKKKRRTPAWCDRILWHGAGIEQLSYVRGESRFSDHRPVSAVFSVEVEVRRKYDNRFRKGYSCGGKRLDYEDFMPKRHSFYEF; encoded by the exons atgtacACCATGATGCTAATTTCTTATCTACTCCCAGAAAAACATGAAAGTGGAGGGTTAATCGAAGGGCTGAATCTCTCGAATTTCGAGTGTTCCATGGCACCGGTGACAGAAATTCGGGACTTTCG GATATTTGTTGCAACTTGGAATGTGGGAGGGAAGACACCCAACAGTGACATGAACCTGGAGAATTTCTTGCTAATGGAGAGCTCTGCAGATATATATGTCTGTGG GTTTCAGGAAATTGTTCCACTCAATGCGGGAAATGTTCTAGTACTTGAAGACAATGAACCTGCTGCAAAATGGCTGGCCCTTATAAACCAAGCACTGAACAGGCCGCATCACGATGCTATCCACTCTTCTCCTGACTCTGGCCATGGTTCGAAACACTCTAACAGCAAAAACTCGAAGGAGTCAAAATCTCCTGCCAGTCTTCACTTTTTCCACAAACCTGCTCTCAAAGTCCTGAGTAAGAATTTCAGGGCTGATTGTAGCCTTCTGAAGACTTGCAACTGTCCTGTTGATTCGACAACTCGGGAGAAGCGAAGGCAAAAGAAGCTTAGTGATTTAACAAGTAAACTAGACCTTGGTCCCCTTCCTGTGCGTCCTGATAGTACTGTTGATGAGTTGGTTGCACTTTCTGATATGTCCCCACCTTTCTCGACTGGCGAGATGGGTTACCGCCTTATAGCTAGCAAGCAGATGGTTGGAATTTTCGTCTCAGTATGGGCTCGAAAGGAGTTAGTGCCATACATTGCTCATCTCAGGGTTTCCTCCGTTGGAAGAGGAATAATGGGACGCCTTGGCAACAAG GGATGTATAGCAGTAAGCATGTCCTTGCACCAAACAAGCTTTTGCTTCGTTTGTAGTCACTTAGCTTCTGGCGAGAAGGAAGGCGATGAGCTCAAGAGGAATGCCGATGTTACTGAGATCCTTAAAGGCACACAGTTCCCCAAGATTTGCAGAACTCCGAATCATCGAGCCCCAGAGAATATCATTGAGCATGA CCGAGTAATATGGCTTGGAGATTTGAATTATCGGGTAGGCCTGAGCTACGAGAAAACGAGGACTCTTGTGGAGGATAATGATTGGGACACCCTTCTGGAGAAAGATCAG TTAAATATGGAGAGAGAAGCCGGAAGAGTATTCAACGGTTTCAAAGAGGGACGGATACACTTTGCTCCTACTTACAAGTATTCGCATAATTCAGATTCCTACGCTGGTGAAACTGTCAAATCCAAGAAGAAACGCCGAACCCCTGCATG GTGTGATAGGATATTATGGCACGGTGCAGGCATTGAGCAATTATCTTATGTTCGAGGAGAGTCAAGATTCTCAGATCACAGACCTGTTTCTGCTGTCTTTTCTGTTGAGGTAGAAGTAAGAAGAAAATACGATAACAGATTCAGAAAAGGTTATTCCTGCGGCGGAAAGAGATTGGACTACGAAGATTTCATGCCTAAAAGGCATAGCTTCTATGAGTTCTAA
- the LOC18611603 gene encoding protein DOWNSTREAM OF FLC: MATKLFLLLALCVLPVLVNARREPFRIVGKVYCDGCRAGFETSKCSYIPGATVEIKCYDRTTLSLKFSVEAVTDSTGTYDILVEDDHQDQICYATLVSSPIPSCRNADPRRNKATVILTRSNGVISNLHYANAMGFLQDEPEAGCQELLQKLLEDDA; this comes from the exons ATGGCTACTAAATTGTTCTTGTTGCTTGCTCTCTGTGTTCTCCCTGTGCTCGTCAATGCACGCAGGGAACCTTTCCGTATTGTCGGCAAAGTTTACTGTGATGGCTGTCGTGCTGGCTTTGAGACATCTAAATGCTCTTACATACCTG gtGCAACGGTTGAAATCAAGTGCTACGACAGGACCACGTTAAGTCTGAAATTCAGCGTTGAGGCAGTGACTGACTCAACTGGAACATATGACATTTTGGTTGAAGATGACCACCAAGACCAAATATGCTATGCCACTCTTGTTAGCAGCCCCATTCCCAGCTGCAGAAATGCGGATCCTAGACGTAACAAGGCTACTGTCATTCTCACCCGCAGCAATGGTGTCATTTCCAACCTTCATTATGCAAACGCAATGGGATTCCTCCAGGATGAGCCAGAGGCTGGCTGCCAAGAATTGCTCCAGAAGTTATTGGAGGATGATGCATAG